One Tessaracoccus lacteus DNA window includes the following coding sequences:
- a CDS encoding glycoside hydrolase family 3 N-terminal domain-containing protein, which produces MHPWHNTALAPAERAAALLSELTLAEKVGQLGSFWNRPRADEPAADDVEHHDVAPMESAMATVSWEETTRDGLGHLTRIFGTGPVTVAEGRAELARRVGEVQEASRLGIPPIAHEECLTGITTLGATVYPAAIAWGATWRPELIEEMAAAIGADLAALGVQQGLSPLLDVVRDYRWGRVEETCGEDPYLVGSLGTAYVRGLQGAGVHATLKHFVGYPASRAGRNHAPISMGRRELEDVMLPPFEMAVRAGSVKSVMNSYCDIDGVPSVADPWLLTEVLRDRWGFEGTVVSDYWAIPFLTHTHLIAPDGATAAALALRAGMDIELPETGPYGDLVQAVDRGLVTEELIDRAALRALTQKAELGLLDADWRPAAGDTPDRDLDSAANRSIARRMANESIVLLKNDGVLPLTPGDRKVAVVGPVWEDVRSFMGCYSFPNHVMSKLPGRQTGLDIASLVGTLPAALGGEVSFAPGCGFTDGTDDQLDEAVALAAAADLAIVTVGDIAGLFGIGTSGEGCDVEDLGLPGRQGELVERVLATGTPVVLLLVTGRPYALGEYADRAAAIVSAFMPGVEGADAITAVLTGETNPSGRLPIAFPALRGGQPGTYLNPLLGWVSDGISNLDPRPLYPFGHGLSYTSFEHSALTASADSMDVEGTVEVSVTVTNTGERDGSDVVQLYLEDPWAEVVRPLKQLVGFAKVDVPAGEARRVTFSLHADRTSFTGVDRRRIVEPGEIRLSIGHSSEDRGEPVSVEITGQRRIVGEGRVLTTPVAVEAPAAAQRG; this is translated from the coding sequence ATGCACCCCTGGCACAACACCGCGCTGGCCCCGGCCGAGCGTGCAGCAGCCCTGCTGAGCGAGCTGACGCTGGCCGAGAAGGTCGGCCAGCTCGGCTCCTTCTGGAACCGGCCCCGCGCCGACGAGCCCGCCGCCGACGACGTCGAGCACCACGACGTGGCGCCGATGGAGTCGGCGATGGCAACCGTCTCCTGGGAGGAGACCACCCGCGACGGCCTCGGCCATCTGACGCGCATCTTCGGGACCGGTCCCGTCACCGTCGCGGAGGGGCGCGCCGAGCTGGCGCGCCGCGTGGGGGAGGTGCAGGAGGCCTCCAGGCTCGGCATCCCGCCGATCGCGCACGAGGAGTGCCTGACCGGCATCACGACGCTCGGCGCTACCGTTTACCCGGCGGCCATCGCCTGGGGCGCGACCTGGAGGCCCGAACTGATCGAGGAGATGGCCGCGGCCATCGGCGCCGACCTCGCCGCCCTCGGCGTCCAGCAGGGGCTCTCGCCGCTGCTCGACGTCGTGCGGGACTACCGCTGGGGCCGCGTCGAGGAGACGTGTGGCGAGGACCCGTACCTCGTCGGCAGCCTGGGCACGGCCTACGTGCGCGGCCTGCAGGGGGCCGGCGTGCACGCCACGCTCAAGCACTTCGTCGGGTACCCTGCCTCCCGCGCCGGGCGCAACCACGCGCCCATCTCCATGGGCCGCCGCGAGCTTGAGGACGTCATGCTGCCGCCGTTCGAGATGGCGGTGCGGGCCGGATCGGTGAAGTCGGTGATGAACTCCTACTGCGACATCGACGGCGTGCCGTCGGTCGCCGACCCGTGGCTGCTGACCGAGGTGCTGCGGGACCGCTGGGGGTTCGAGGGCACCGTCGTCAGCGACTACTGGGCCATCCCGTTCCTCACCCACACGCACCTGATCGCCCCCGACGGGGCGACGGCCGCCGCGCTGGCGCTGCGGGCGGGCATGGACATCGAGCTGCCGGAGACCGGCCCGTACGGCGACCTGGTGCAGGCCGTCGACCGCGGTCTCGTCACCGAGGAACTGATCGACCGCGCGGCGCTGCGGGCGCTGACGCAGAAGGCGGAGCTCGGCCTGCTCGACGCCGACTGGCGGCCCGCCGCCGGCGACACCCCCGACCGCGACCTCGACTCCGCGGCCAACCGGAGCATCGCGCGCCGCATGGCCAACGAGTCCATCGTCCTGCTGAAGAACGACGGCGTGCTGCCGCTGACGCCCGGCGACCGGAAGGTCGCGGTCGTCGGCCCGGTCTGGGAGGACGTGCGCTCGTTCATGGGCTGCTACTCGTTCCCCAACCACGTGATGTCGAAGCTGCCCGGCCGTCAGACCGGTCTGGACATCGCGAGCCTGGTCGGCACGTTGCCCGCGGCGCTCGGCGGCGAGGTGTCCTTCGCGCCCGGCTGCGGCTTCACCGACGGCACCGACGACCAGCTCGATGAGGCGGTGGCGCTGGCCGCCGCCGCAGACCTGGCGATCGTGACGGTCGGAGACATCGCAGGCCTGTTCGGGATCGGCACCTCCGGCGAGGGCTGCGACGTCGAGGACCTCGGCCTGCCGGGCCGCCAGGGCGAGCTGGTCGAGCGGGTGCTGGCCACCGGCACCCCCGTCGTGCTGCTCCTGGTCACCGGCCGTCCCTACGCGCTCGGCGAGTACGCCGACCGCGCGGCGGCCATCGTGTCCGCGTTCATGCCGGGCGTCGAGGGCGCCGACGCGATCACGGCGGTGCTGACGGGGGAGACGAACCCGTCTGGCCGCCTGCCGATCGCCTTCCCGGCGCTGCGCGGCGGGCAGCCGGGCACCTACCTGAACCCGCTGCTCGGCTGGGTCAGCGACGGCATCTCCAACCTCGACCCGCGGCCCCTGTACCCCTTCGGCCACGGCCTGTCGTATACGTCGTTCGAGCACAGCGCCCTCACCGCGTCGGCTGATTCGATGGATGTCGAAGGAACCGTCGAGGTGTCCGTCACGGTCACCAACACCGGGGAGCGGGACGGCTCGGACGTCGTGCAGCTGTACCTGGAGGACCCGTGGGCCGAGGTCGTGCGCCCGCTCAAGCAGCTCGTCGGCTTCGCCAAGGTCGACGTCCCGGCCGGCGAGGCGCGCCGCGTGACGTTCAGCCTGCACGCCGACCGCACGTCCTTCACCGGCGTCGACCGACGTCGCATCGTGGAGCCCGGCGAGATCCGGCTCTCGATCGGGCACTCCAGCGAGGACCGGGGCGAGCCCGTCAGCGTCGAGATCACCGGCCAGCGTCGCATCGTCGGCGAGGGCCGCGTGCTGACGACGCCCGTCGCCGTCGAGGCGCCTGCGGCGGCGCAGCGCGGCTGA
- a CDS encoding extracellular solute-binding protein codes for MKKQILGLCAAAAIALSACGGSASDTSTTDGAAGDVTLTWWHNSNNEPGKSVYDQVAKDFEEAHPGVTVEVTAMAHEDMLTRLEAAWQSGDAPDVYMERGGGELADKVDAGLVKDVTESASDEIAKLGGNVSGWQVDGQTYALPFSMGVVGFWYNTDMFAEAGITEAPKTWDEMYDAIDKLKAAGIAPISVGAGDKWPAAHYWYYFALRACDSAVLDDAVKTLDFSDQCFVTAGEQLEKLVAAEPFNAGFLNTPAQTGPTSASGLLATNKVAMELAGHWEPGVMQGLTEDGKGLGDATGWFAFPSFDGQAGDPTSALGGGDAWASPADAPDEATELIKYLLSDEVQKTFAENDMGLPTNPSASQYVTDPALADLLAVRDNAARVQLYFDTAFGTSVGGAMNDAIALMFAGQASPQDIVDATQQAADAEK; via the coding sequence ATGAAGAAGCAGATCCTTGGCCTGTGTGCGGCCGCCGCGATCGCCCTGTCGGCGTGCGGCGGCTCGGCCTCAGACACGAGCACCACGGACGGTGCCGCGGGGGACGTCACCCTCACGTGGTGGCACAACTCCAACAACGAGCCGGGCAAGAGCGTCTACGACCAGGTCGCGAAGGACTTCGAGGAGGCGCACCCCGGCGTCACCGTCGAGGTCACGGCGATGGCGCACGAGGACATGCTCACGCGCCTCGAGGCCGCGTGGCAGTCGGGCGACGCTCCCGACGTCTACATGGAGCGCGGCGGCGGCGAGCTGGCCGACAAGGTCGACGCGGGCCTGGTGAAGGACGTCACGGAGTCCGCCTCCGACGAGATCGCGAAGCTGGGCGGCAACGTCTCCGGCTGGCAGGTCGACGGCCAGACCTACGCCCTGCCGTTCTCGATGGGCGTCGTCGGCTTCTGGTACAACACCGACATGTTCGCCGAGGCCGGCATCACCGAGGCCCCGAAGACGTGGGACGAGATGTACGACGCGATCGACAAGCTCAAGGCCGCGGGCATCGCCCCGATCTCGGTCGGCGCCGGCGACAAGTGGCCCGCCGCCCACTACTGGTACTACTTCGCGCTGCGCGCCTGCGACTCCGCCGTCCTCGACGACGCCGTCAAGACCCTCGACTTCTCCGACCAGTGCTTCGTCACCGCGGGTGAGCAGCTCGAGAAGCTCGTCGCGGCCGAGCCGTTCAATGCGGGCTTCCTCAACACCCCGGCGCAGACCGGCCCGACTTCGGCCTCCGGCCTGCTCGCGACCAACAAGGTCGCGATGGAGCTCGCCGGTCACTGGGAGCCCGGCGTGATGCAGGGACTGACCGAGGACGGCAAGGGCCTTGGCGACGCCACCGGCTGGTTCGCCTTCCCCTCGTTCGACGGCCAGGCCGGCGACCCGACCTCCGCCCTCGGCGGAGGCGACGCGTGGGCCTCCCCGGCGGACGCCCCCGACGAGGCGACCGAGCTGATCAAGTACCTCCTCTCCGACGAGGTGCAGAAGACGTTCGCCGAGAACGACATGGGCCTGCCGACCAACCCCAGCGCCTCGCAGTACGTCACCGACCCGGCGCTGGCCGACCTCCTTGCGGTCCGTGACAACGCGGCCCGCGTCCAGCTCTACTTCGACACGGCGTTCGGCACGTCGGTCGGCGGCGCGATGAACGACGCGATCGCGCTGATGTTCGCCGGCCAGGCCTCCCCGCAGGACATCGTGGACGCCACCCAGCAGGCGGCTGACGCGGAGAAGTGA
- a CDS encoding carbohydrate ABC transporter permease, with translation MTTATLTAPAHSEPTKTASRRKRFNPLVGLVILIVVGFSLGPVLYAILGGFRTNAQLAADPAGLPDPWVWDNYARVLADGRFWTYGLNSLAIALLTTALVVVCGLMAAYPLSRYRFRGREALYMVFVLGLLFPATVAVIPLFIIISRDLSMSNTWFGVALPQAAFALPMTIVILRPFLQQIPAEIEEAASIDGAGRITVFWRMMLPLSGPGLVTVGVLAFVNSWNAYLLPLLLLQGDMRTLPLGVADYSTQYSSDTAGVFAFTSLSMVPAMIFFLAMQRRIVGGLSGAVKG, from the coding sequence ATGACCACTGCCACGCTCACCGCCCCCGCCCACTCCGAGCCGACGAAGACGGCATCGCGCCGGAAGCGCTTCAACCCGCTCGTCGGCCTCGTCATCCTGATCGTCGTCGGGTTCTCGCTCGGCCCCGTGCTGTACGCGATCCTCGGCGGCTTCCGGACCAACGCCCAGCTCGCCGCCGACCCGGCTGGCCTGCCCGACCCGTGGGTCTGGGACAACTACGCCCGCGTGCTCGCCGACGGCCGCTTCTGGACCTACGGCCTCAACTCGCTGGCCATCGCGCTGCTGACCACCGCGCTCGTGGTGGTGTGCGGGCTGATGGCGGCCTACCCGCTGTCGCGCTACCGCTTCCGTGGCCGCGAGGCCCTCTACATGGTCTTCGTTCTAGGCCTGCTGTTCCCAGCGACCGTCGCCGTCATCCCGCTGTTCATCATCATCTCCAGGGACCTCAGCATGAGCAACACCTGGTTCGGCGTCGCGCTGCCCCAGGCGGCGTTCGCGCTGCCGATGACCATCGTGATCCTGCGCCCGTTCCTGCAGCAGATCCCCGCCGAGATCGAAGAGGCCGCATCCATCGACGGCGCGGGCCGCATCACGGTCTTCTGGCGGATGATGCTGCCGCTGTCCGGCCCGGGCCTCGTCACCGTCGGCGTGCTCGCGTTCGTCAACTCGTGGAACGCCTACCTGCTGCCGCTGCTGCTGCTCCAGGGCGACATGCGCACGCTGCCGCTCGGCGTCGCGGACTACTCGACGCAGTACTCCTCCGACACTGCAGGCGTGTTCGCCTTCACCAGCCTGTCGATGGTCCCCGCCATGATCTTCTTCCTCGCCATGCAGCGCCGCATCGTCGGCGGCCTGTCGGGCGCCGTCAAGGGCTGA
- a CDS encoding DUF3151 domain-containing protein, with amino-acid sequence MSETHPNLMAADVVVSLPEDPALAAIAEQGRDHFLEVVAAHPTSSLCWALLAETCLQDEGLGGAVAAYAYARTGYHRGLDQLRRNGWKGSGLIPWEHEPNRGFLRALWALSVAAGRIGETEEQERCAQFLRDSSEEAFRVLSGSDS; translated from the coding sequence ATGAGCGAGACGCACCCGAACCTGATGGCCGCCGACGTCGTGGTCAGCCTGCCGGAGGATCCCGCCCTGGCCGCCATCGCGGAGCAGGGCCGGGACCACTTCCTGGAGGTGGTGGCGGCGCACCCGACGTCGTCGCTGTGCTGGGCCCTGCTCGCCGAGACCTGCCTGCAGGACGAGGGGCTCGGGGGCGCGGTCGCGGCGTACGCGTACGCACGCACCGGCTACCACCGCGGCCTCGACCAGCTGCGCCGCAACGGCTGGAAGGGCTCGGGACTGATCCCCTGGGAGCACGAGCCGAACCGCGGCTTCCTCCGGGCCCTCTGGGCACTGAGCGTCGCGGCCGGCCGCATCGGCGAGACGGAGGAGCAGGAGCGCTGCGCGCAGTTCCTCCGCGACTCCTCCGAGGAGGCATTCAGGGTGTTGTCCGGCTCGGACTCCTGA
- a CDS encoding carbohydrate ABC transporter permease, translating into MMTSPTTVESTGAGVAAAGRSEQRPASPARTRRPRDWRMALEVIGFTAPALVLFFMFIVWPMIRAVEFSFFRWKGFGPLVDFVGLKNYVSVLTNDVFIGALLNNLFVVVMSIVIQLPVGIAVALLLNRKMRFQGILRMIVFVPYVLAEVIAGVVWFQLLQPQYGVIDSILGMVGIQGPEQGFLGDPKYAMWTVMVVLTWKYLGLAIILFLAGLQGVPAELDEAAQIDGATWWQTQRYVTLPLLGPTLRTWGFLSMVGSLQLFDMVWILTKGGPANSTMTMATFLINEGTRRSNYGIAGAASVILFVVALALALVYQRFILRRDNPDYADKAARR; encoded by the coding sequence ATGATGACGTCCCCCACCACTGTCGAGTCGACTGGTGCGGGCGTCGCGGCGGCCGGGCGCTCTGAGCAGCGCCCGGCCTCCCCGGCCCGGACCCGGCGACCCCGCGACTGGCGGATGGCACTCGAGGTGATCGGCTTCACCGCCCCCGCCCTTGTGCTGTTCTTCATGTTCATCGTGTGGCCCATGATCCGGGCCGTCGAATTCTCGTTCTTCCGCTGGAAGGGCTTCGGCCCGCTGGTCGACTTCGTCGGCCTCAAGAACTACGTGTCGGTGCTGACAAACGACGTCTTCATCGGCGCGCTGCTGAACAACCTGTTCGTCGTCGTCATGTCCATCGTGATCCAGCTGCCCGTCGGCATCGCCGTCGCGCTGCTGCTCAACCGCAAGATGCGGTTCCAGGGCATCCTCCGGATGATCGTCTTCGTCCCCTACGTGCTGGCCGAGGTCATCGCCGGCGTCGTGTGGTTCCAGCTTCTCCAGCCCCAGTACGGCGTCATCGACTCCATCCTCGGCATGGTCGGTATCCAGGGTCCCGAACAGGGCTTCCTCGGAGACCCGAAGTACGCGATGTGGACCGTCATGGTCGTCCTGACCTGGAAGTACCTCGGCCTGGCCATCATCCTGTTCCTCGCCGGCCTGCAGGGCGTACCGGCAGAGCTCGACGAGGCGGCACAGATCGACGGCGCCACCTGGTGGCAGACGCAGCGCTACGTGACGCTGCCACTGCTCGGCCCCACGCTGCGCACCTGGGGCTTCCTGTCCATGGTCGGCTCGCTGCAGCTGTTCGACATGGTCTGGATCCTCACCAAGGGCGGCCCGGCCAACTCAACCATGACCATGGCGACCTTCCTCATCAACGAGGGCACCCGGCGCTCCAACTACGGCATCGCCGGCGCCGCCTCCGTGATCCTGTTCGTCGTCGCGCTCGCCCTCGCGCTGGTCTACCAGCGTTTCATCCTGCGACGCGACAACCCCGACTACGCCGACAAGGCGGCCCGCCGATGA
- the dhaL gene encoding dihydroxyacetone kinase subunit DhaL, giving the protein MSATELTLDLLAAWLRRYAELVGDQKAYLTELDSAIGDADHGANMARGTAAVVEHLDEANTVDALLKKAGMTLVSTVGGTAGPLYGTLLMRMGMNTGAVTELSPQEFATALRAGLDGLIARGKTELGDKTMVDALTPGLDAFDKALADGGDLAAAAKAAQAAAAAGRDATEPMIARKGRASYLGERSRGHLDPGATSAVLLFDALVDVLG; this is encoded by the coding sequence GTGAGCGCAACTGAACTGACCCTCGACCTGCTGGCCGCATGGCTGCGGCGCTACGCCGAACTCGTCGGCGACCAGAAGGCCTACCTGACAGAGCTCGACTCGGCGATCGGTGATGCCGACCACGGCGCCAACATGGCCCGCGGCACCGCCGCGGTCGTCGAGCACCTCGACGAGGCCAACACCGTCGACGCCCTGCTGAAGAAGGCTGGCATGACGCTCGTGAGCACCGTCGGTGGCACCGCCGGCCCGCTCTACGGCACCCTGCTGATGCGAATGGGCATGAACACGGGCGCGGTGACCGAACTGTCGCCCCAGGAGTTCGCGACGGCGCTGCGGGCAGGCCTCGACGGGCTGATCGCGCGGGGCAAGACGGAGCTGGGCGACAAGACCATGGTCGACGCGCTCACCCCGGGCCTCGACGCCTTCGACAAGGCGCTGGCCGACGGCGGCGATCTGGCTGCGGCCGCGAAGGCCGCCCAGGCCGCCGCGGCCGCCGGCCGGGACGCGACCGAGCCGATGATCGCTCGCAAGGGGCGCGCCAGCTACCTCGGCGAGCGTTCCCGCGGGCACCTCGACCCGGGGGCCACGTCCGCCGTCCTCCTGTTCGACGCGCTCGTCGACGTGCTCGGCTGA
- a CDS encoding LacI family DNA-binding transcriptional regulator, which produces MPNPSTPRLEAVAALAGVSRATASKALNGRSDVSPETRARVLAAAEEVGYRGGAGHVDTPLIALVADNLETTYTLDIIRGATTTSMELGVGLVTHYSEGPHPGTAPLSDAWFELVKASRWLGVIVVTTRLSPHQLQLIEKLGLKLVAIDPANALPASTASIGATNWNGGVEATSHLIALGHERIAFVNGTTGSVPSSERLQGYLSALSMHDLPHDPTLVVGDSFSHEAGVAAGLKLLGLPAHRRPTAIFAASDIIAMGVYQAARQLGLRIPDDLSIVGFDDTHLATLVSPPLTTVHQPLAAMGSAAVRSLVDIAHGRPVTGGPIRLATRLMVRDSTAAPRG; this is translated from the coding sequence GTGCCGAACCCTTCCACGCCCCGCCTCGAGGCGGTGGCCGCGCTCGCGGGAGTCTCGCGAGCCACAGCCTCCAAGGCCCTCAACGGCCGCAGCGACGTCTCCCCCGAGACGCGTGCCCGCGTGCTCGCCGCGGCCGAGGAGGTCGGCTACCGCGGCGGAGCCGGCCACGTCGACACACCGCTGATCGCCCTTGTCGCCGACAACCTCGAGACGACCTACACGCTCGACATCATCAGAGGCGCGACCACGACGTCGATGGAGCTGGGCGTCGGACTCGTGACCCACTACTCCGAGGGACCGCACCCCGGCACCGCCCCGCTCAGCGACGCCTGGTTCGAACTCGTGAAGGCCAGCCGCTGGCTCGGCGTCATCGTCGTGACGACCCGTCTGTCGCCCCACCAGCTCCAGCTGATCGAGAAACTGGGACTGAAACTCGTCGCGATCGACCCGGCCAACGCACTGCCCGCCAGCACCGCCTCTATCGGCGCCACGAACTGGAACGGCGGCGTCGAGGCCACCAGCCACCTCATCGCGCTCGGACACGAGCGGATCGCCTTCGTCAACGGCACCACGGGATCCGTGCCGTCCTCCGAGCGCCTCCAGGGCTACCTGTCGGCGTTATCGATGCACGACCTCCCGCACGACCCGACGCTCGTGGTCGGCGACTCCTTCAGCCACGAGGCAGGCGTCGCCGCCGGCCTGAAGCTGCTCGGCCTGCCGGCCCACCGTCGGCCGACGGCGATCTTCGCGGCGAGCGACATCATCGCCATGGGCGTCTACCAGGCGGCCCGTCAGCTCGGACTGCGGATCCCCGACGATCTGAGCATCGTCGGCTTCGACGACACCCACCTCGCCACGCTCGTCAGCCCGCCCCTGACCACCGTCCACCAGCCGCTGGCGGCCATGGGCTCGGCCGCCGTCCGCTCGCTCGTGGACATCGCGCACGGCCGACCGGTCACCGGCGGCCCCATCCGGCTCGCGACCCGCCTCATGGTCAGGGACTCCACAGCCGCCCCGCGTGGCTGA
- a CDS encoding adenylosuccinate synthase produces the protein MPSVVVVGAQWGDEGKGKATDQLGDRVDVCVRYSGGNNAGHTLVVNGEKFVLHLLPSGILNPNTTTVIGNGVVVDLDVLAEELEVLHSRGVDVPHPLISANAHIITEYHQVLDKVTERFLGKRKIGTTGRGIGPCYSDKINRLGIRIQDLLDESILRQKVEAALDQKNQLLVKVYNRRPIEVDHVVDALMKHAEAIRPHIIDSGRYVNDALDEGKVVLFEGAQAHHLDVDQGTYPYVTSSNPTAAGATTGGGVGPTRINRTIGIAKAYTTRVGEGPFPTELFDDDGERLRQAGGEFGATTGRPRRCGWFDALVVEQAVKINGFTDIFLTKLDILSGWEQIPVCVAYEVDGVRTDVMPMTQSDFHHAVPVYEYLDGWSEDISEARVFDDLPANCQAYVHRLEELIGCRISGIGVGPGREQSVAINELV, from the coding sequence ATGCCGAGTGTTGTTGTGGTGGGCGCCCAGTGGGGCGACGAGGGCAAGGGTAAGGCGACCGATCAGCTGGGCGACCGCGTCGACGTCTGCGTGCGCTACTCCGGCGGTAACAACGCGGGTCACACGCTCGTGGTGAACGGCGAGAAGTTCGTCCTGCACCTGCTCCCGTCGGGCATCCTCAACCCGAACACCACCACTGTGATCGGCAACGGCGTTGTCGTGGACCTGGACGTGCTGGCCGAGGAGCTCGAGGTGCTTCACTCGCGCGGCGTCGACGTGCCGCACCCGCTCATCAGCGCCAACGCGCACATCATCACCGAGTACCACCAGGTGCTCGACAAGGTGACCGAGCGCTTCCTGGGCAAGCGGAAGATCGGCACCACCGGCCGCGGCATCGGCCCGTGCTACTCCGACAAGATCAACCGGCTAGGCATCCGCATCCAGGACCTGCTCGATGAGTCGATCCTGAGGCAGAAGGTCGAGGCGGCGCTGGACCAGAAGAACCAGCTGCTGGTCAAGGTCTACAACCGTCGCCCGATCGAGGTCGACCACGTCGTCGACGCGCTCATGAAGCACGCCGAGGCGATCCGCCCGCACATCATCGACTCCGGCCGCTACGTGAACGACGCGCTCGACGAGGGCAAGGTCGTCCTGTTCGAGGGGGCCCAGGCGCACCACCTCGACGTCGACCAGGGCACCTACCCGTACGTCACGTCGTCCAACCCGACGGCGGCGGGCGCGACCACGGGCGGCGGCGTCGGCCCCACCCGCATCAACCGCACCATCGGCATCGCGAAGGCGTACACCACCCGCGTCGGCGAGGGCCCGTTCCCGACCGAGCTGTTCGACGACGACGGAGAGAGGCTGCGCCAGGCCGGCGGCGAGTTCGGCGCCACGACCGGCCGCCCCCGTCGCTGTGGCTGGTTCGACGCGCTGGTCGTCGAGCAGGCCGTCAAGATCAACGGTTTCACCGACATCTTCCTCACCAAGCTCGACATCCTGAGCGGCTGGGAGCAGATCCCGGTGTGCGTCGCGTACGAGGTCGACGGCGTCCGCACCGATGTCATGCCCATGACGCAGTCCGACTTCCACCACGCCGTGCCGGTCTACGAGTACCTCGACGGCTGGAGCGAGGACATCTCTGAGGCCCGCGTGTTCGACGACCTGCCGGCCAACTGCCAGGCATACGTGCACCGCCTGGAGGAGCTGATCGGCTGCCGTATCTCCGGCATCGGGGTCGGCCCGGGCCGCGAGCAGTCCGTCGCCATCAACGAGCTGGTCTGA
- the dhaK gene encoding dihydroxyacetone kinase subunit DhaK — protein MKKLINSPDSVIADALKGVEASDKGVRVDHENRVIFRATPKEAGKVALISGGGSGHEPMHGGFVGQGMLDAAACGEVFTSPTPDQVLAATVGVDNGAGVLHIVKNYTGDVMNFEMAAELAAGEGVTVEAVVVADDVAVEDSTWTAGRRGVGTTVLLEKIVGAAAEEGRDLAAVKALAEKVLEGGRSMGMALTSCTVPAAGKPTFDLPEDQMEIGIGIHGEPGRHREPIADAKTIAKQLVEPILADLDYSGSSVIVMLNGMGGTPLIELYLMYGEVVELLEAAGVTIERNLVGNYITSLDMAGCSLTLVKADDEILGLWDAPVNTAGLRWGL, from the coding sequence GTGAAGAAGCTCATCAACTCTCCCGACTCAGTGATCGCCGACGCTCTCAAGGGCGTCGAGGCATCCGACAAGGGGGTGCGGGTCGACCATGAGAATCGGGTCATCTTCCGGGCGACCCCCAAGGAAGCAGGGAAGGTCGCGCTGATCTCCGGCGGCGGCTCGGGCCACGAGCCCATGCACGGCGGATTCGTCGGCCAGGGCATGCTCGACGCGGCCGCCTGCGGCGAGGTGTTCACCTCACCGACGCCCGACCAGGTGCTCGCCGCCACCGTGGGCGTCGACAACGGCGCCGGCGTGCTGCACATCGTCAAGAACTACACGGGCGACGTGATGAACTTCGAGATGGCCGCCGAGCTGGCCGCTGGCGAAGGCGTGACCGTAGAGGCCGTGGTCGTGGCCGACGATGTCGCCGTCGAGGACTCCACCTGGACCGCCGGCCGCCGCGGCGTCGGCACGACGGTGCTGCTCGAGAAGATCGTCGGCGCCGCCGCCGAGGAGGGCCGCGACCTCGCCGCGGTCAAGGCGCTCGCCGAGAAGGTGCTGGAGGGCGGCCGCTCCATGGGCATGGCGCTCACGTCCTGCACGGTCCCCGCGGCCGGCAAGCCGACGTTCGACCTGCCCGAGGACCAGATGGAGATCGGCATCGGCATCCACGGCGAGCCCGGCCGTCACCGCGAGCCCATCGCCGACGCGAAGACCATCGCCAAGCAGCTCGTCGAGCCCATCCTGGCCGACCTCGACTACTCCGGCTCCTCGGTCATCGTGATGCTCAATGGCATGGGCGGCACTCCGCTGATCGAGCTGTACCTCATGTACGGGGAGGTCGTCGAGCTGCTGGAGGCGGCCGGCGTCACGATCGAGCGCAACCTGGTGGGCAACTACATCACCAGCCTGGACATGGCCGGCTGCTCCCTGACGCTCGTCAAGGCCGACGATGAGATCCTCGGCCTCTGGGACGCGCCCGTGAACACGGCGGGGCTACGGTGGGGCCTGTGA
- a CDS encoding HPr family phosphocarrier protein, which translates to MPAPQVSPVEESSQDDTAHSEAVIVNTTGLHARPAAELVAQARSFDAEVKVSCGDAGPVSAKSSIGLATLAARKGDLLEFTATGAEAEQAVEALAQFVSNGLGEL; encoded by the coding sequence GTGCCGGCACCCCAGGTCTCCCCCGTCGAGGAATCGTCCCAGGACGACACGGCCCACTCGGAGGCCGTCATCGTCAACACCACCGGCCTGCACGCCCGGCCGGCCGCCGAGCTGGTCGCCCAGGCGCGCAGCTTCGACGCAGAGGTGAAGGTCAGCTGCGGCGACGCCGGCCCCGTGTCGGCGAAGAGCAGCATCGGCCTGGCCACTCTCGCCGCCCGCAAGGGTGACCTGCTGGAGTTCACTGCGACGGGTGCCGAGGCGGAACAGGCGGTCGAGGCGCTCGCGCAGTTCGTGTCGAACGGCCTGGGCGAGCTGTGA